A stretch of Bradyrhizobium sp. AZCC 2262 DNA encodes these proteins:
- a CDS encoding PaaI family thioesterase encodes MEDIAPDDFEPIFRTNGFDSAFGTVYLNRKTTTLGFRVMEYHTNATGNCHGGAMATFADMQIAAIMRSGLITTERHTPTISLSVDYIAPAPLGAWVEANVILIKETKSLIFTQALITANGEPVARANATYRNYSAVAVPRR; translated from the coding sequence GTGGAAGATATCGCACCAGACGATTTTGAGCCGATTTTTCGAACGAATGGCTTCGATTCGGCTTTTGGCACAGTTTATCTGAATCGAAAGACGACGACGCTTGGATTCCGTGTCATGGAGTACCACACCAATGCTACCGGAAATTGTCATGGTGGCGCGATGGCAACCTTTGCCGACATGCAGATCGCAGCCATCATGCGTTCGGGATTAATAACCACGGAACGTCATACGCCAACAATCAGCCTATCCGTCGACTACATCGCTCCTGCGCCGCTTGGTGCTTGGGTTGAGGCAAACGTGATTCTTATTAAAGAAACCAAATCGCTGATTTTTACCCAGGCTCTTATCACGGCGAACGGTGAACCGGTCGCCCGGGCAAATGCAACTTATCGAAACTATAGCGCGGTGGCTGTTCCTCGTCGCTGA